AAAACtctgttttgtcagaaaattcctgaccagctctagtcagcaGTTCCACAGTTTATGAACTGTTGGGCAAGACTGATGGCTGCATGGCTGTGCATCAGGACAGAAACGTGGAGACCACACAAAGAAGAGGGCTGTGGAATCCTTTACAGAGAGCCCCTTACAGTACCTGAGATAAGAACTGCAGTATCACCAACCCTGAGCCATCATAAATGATGAGCCAGGccccaaaaatcacaagatttgcTTAGAAATTATGAGACTTTTAACAAATGGTAAATGTTGAGTTGTTTTAATTCACCTTCTAGTTTTTGAGCTTTAGGGGTCATATTTATCCAGCCTTTCaccacagccatgagggctaaAAATTTagtataatttttgttttaatgaaagctgagattctcacttaATCACCTCTCCCCCAGGAGCTGTGGCTTTGAGTAAaacacccaaaatcatgagaattggcaacactgctgaTTATAAGCTCCCCGCCACAAGAATGACTTATTTCCAAAGCTCTTGGGGGATCCAGAAGCCTTTTCTGGAGACCTTTCTGAACAAATAGCTGTCACCTAAAAATGGTTCTTTATCAGACAGCATAGGTAATCTGGCCTTCAGCTGCAGTGAGTGCCTCTCTGGTTACAGAGAAGGTCATGGACTGTATGTGCGACGCCTGGTAAGTAACTGGGCCAGCCATTTCTTATGTCACACTTGAATACAGTTTGCAATTGTGAATCAGCAGTAGAGGCTATTTGAATCAATTCTAATTTCTGTGGTGAAGCAAGCAGGCCCCATGTGTCTCTCTGTATCATTCCAATTCCTGGAAAATCTAGGTGGCCAGCAAGGCTCCTCAGTAAGATATGAGCCACCACCAGGGCTCCTCTGCTGCATATTCTGCACTAGGTTTATATCACATCTGGCACATGAGCAATCCTTGGCATCTAAGGGGAACATTGTCTAGGTCTGAAGTGTATGTGAACATAATGAGCAGCTTGGGGTCTGCCACTAGCTGGACATCATCAAATCCCTGCCAATACCTGGTGACTCTCTTGAAGGCCTATAAGCTCAGCAGATGTTCTTTTTCTGAGCAAATCTGGCTTTGGAGTCTTGAAAGCCATCTGGAACAATATGCTATGGGTCACCAATCAGGGCCATAGGCCTGGAGTAGCAGTTCATTGAGACTGCCGCTTCTGACATCTATTGATATGGCTACAGTTTGGGAAATACTATCAAATACCAGGACTGGGGATGAGTCAATAgagttttttaattttcaaaagtgaagcATCCCTCTGTGTTTTATCCCAGATCAGCATGTCCTGTTTGCAAACAGCTGACAAAGAGCTTGGGCTTTTCAAAACAGGTTAGGTCTGAATTTGCTCCAAAACTTGATTTTTAGCAAGGAACAGCATTCTGATACATTTCGATCTGCTATTTTCCTGGATCTGCCTCTTTCTGTCCTTGTCAGTTACTTATTGTTGTTCTTTTTATGCTCGGGCACTGTGGTGCACGCTTGTTTGCCATTGTTGATTTCTTTCATTGGTGGATTAGTCTGTATGGTTGTTCAGCTCATTTGGCAGTTTGGTCTGGACCTGGCTCCCACAGGAGATCAAACTGGGTCCATTTGTGTCCTTTTCTATCTCTACCCTCACGTCCTCTGCCCCACCTCGTGCAGTGGAAATCCCAGATTGTTAGGGACAATGGGGTTGTGGAGAGGTATGGAGAACACTCGGAGGTACTTGGGCTGGGGGTTTGTCTGGTATCTGTTGTTACTCAATGTGCCTTTTTCTGCTCCCTGTCTGTCAGACCTCAGGGtaggagatgcagctgcctcgCTGAGGTGCCACTCCCAGCCCCCATAAAATCAGAGCATTGATGCACTGCAGTGTATTGTATCTGCAGGAGGAGGCAGCGCCTGAGCTTATTAAGCTCTCTCATTTTTCAGGTGTTGAAGAGTCATTGGTCCCACTTTtcactctctccccctcccctgcctaaAAAAAGTTCAACAATTTCTTTTTTCAACTGTAAAACAAAGTTCTATTTTTTAAAGCGTAAAACCAAAATGTGTACGGTTCTGGACAGAGCTCGGTGCTGATCAAAgccaaataaaaatgtaaaagacaACTGTAATTGTCCTAGAACTCTGAGGGATCAGGGTGGCACTAAGATCAGCTACATACTGCCTCACCTGTTCCAAGGCCTGTATGCAGCCAGGTGAGTCGCTTGGCAGGTGACGGAACCAAAGCGCTGAGCTGTCAGAGCTGTTTCTGAAGTGTGGCCAGGAGCATTATGGGATTGCACCAGGGGGACTAACTGGAGTGCTACTCTTGCACATGCTGGCACCGCAGTGGTGCGCTAGTGGCACTTTGTACAAGTGCAatcatgctgtgtgtgtgcacgGTTGTGAGCGCAGCTGTGTGGGACAGTTGCTGGTTTTTTCTCTGAAACTTGCACCTATTAAGCGTAAAAGGGTCTCTCTCATTGATGAATGGTGTCTTCAGAGTCCTGTTGTCTTTGGAAACTCAAACTTGCTAAAATTCCTGTTACAGTCTCCCATAGATTTAATAACTAAATTATTTTCAAGACTAATTACAGTCATTAACGGCTCTGGTTTTAAATTCAACCCATTGTTCCACATCATTTGTTAGACATCCATAAAATGGAACTtcataatgaaaagaaaaacaagagaatGTTTAGTTTGGTTAATTTTATTTACAGTCTGTAGCCTGGGAAATTATTTCTAATAAATATGTTAAGACATCAGTTGCTATTGTGAACCTTGGTTACAACTATTAAGTCAAAATGCAGCACAAGAACAGTATTTAATACATGTTACCTTCAGTGCAAAATAGTTACATTTCCAGCTTAAGCTTCAGTCCTGGTGCTGCTGTGTAATGAAATGTGCCACTCCATTCCAGGCCTTGTGTATCTATAAATTCTCCTTCACCTTCCAGCCTGTAACAGTATAAAACCAATCTGTTAATGGAGAATGCAATCAACGTGCTGTGAATACAATGGTGAGAGCTCTAGAAATACCTAGATAGATCAACAGACCAGCAAGAGTTGGGGCACCAGAATCCAACACTCACCGCCACCCCACCTTACAGAGCAAGCAGGTCCCCTAACTTTTTCATGTGGTAATTATCTCCTCAAAAGCCTCAGGAGCCCTTCCAGTTTGTCTGATGTTCCTAAAACTCATGCTCCGGGAGCCAGAAAGGGATCTTTTCTGCCCAATatattcaggattttttttttgtctccttcaTCTGAAGCATGTGGGATGGCCAAGGCTGGAAATGGGACATTGGCTGGGGTGGGCCAGGGCACTGAGGTGGCACCAACAAGTGTTCTCTTTCTCAGGTGCTGGGCTGGCttgttcttgctcacatgctcagggtctgactgatcgccatgtggggttgggaaggaatttccccccaggtcagactgacaGTGACCTTGGGGTGTTTTCGCCTTCAGCAGCACACGagtgggtcacttgctggattATCTGGATAGATCTCACTTAACTAACTCCCTGCCATTGCAAGGGCCCTGGGCATTGGTGCACCTGGgtctctcctattctctgcctatgGTGCATAATAgcttagtctcctgtgggctggagTGCTTTGGTCTATTTCGTTTGTTGGGTTTAGTCTTTGGACGCTGGGTGGTGTCGGTGGTCTGTGAAATaaaggaggtcagtctagatgattggatggtcccttctggcctcaaactcGATGACTAAGCTATAAAAGCTCTGACCTAGGAGCCGGAAAGACTTCAACAGGGGCAATATATAGGGCAAAAGAAGTGGGCCAGTCAGGCTACACCTCCCTTCCCAATAGCCTAGTGGGTGCCCTACAACTTCCTCCCAGTAGGTGGCCTGTGAAGGCACACCATCCGTGCCCAGCCAGGATCTGAGGTTAGCTACACTCAGCTCCATGGAACTTACCCTGATTTTTATTAGTGGTATCCGCAAGATGCACATATACATAAAGCAAGTTACTGTGTGATCTTAATGCTGTAAACATAACGttccttctcctttccccatccctACCAATTCTCATTGTTATGGTGCGCCAAGGCAAAGCGCAGTGTTTTCTAGACTCCTGTGACAGCCattttggactctctcctcaaaAAAGCACGTCTCTGTGGATATTTTAAAGCTCTGTTCAAGGTCAAAACATCTGAATACTCCCTCAGTGAAGCAATGTCTATGCTCCAATATGCCTTGGCAATGgaaaattaaactttaaaaacagtCCTGGGGGACCAGTTTCTCATTCACTTCTCAAGAGGAATAGTGGTGGCTGCAAACTGGCATGGTGGTATCTCAGTTTTCTCAAGGAATCCTGAGAGTTAGCAAGATAACCTAGAAAGGGTTGTCAGGGACCACAGGGTATTTAGAATTGCAAGCTAGCCTCAGACATTACAGAGAACTATAAAGACGGTGGCAAAGAAAACAGATTCTTTGAATGCCAGGAAGATTCATAGTATGTTGGGTCAGACGATGGTGGTAGATAACCAGCTAACTTCTGTTGTGGAGTAGCCAACCACTGGTCAACTGATCATATTCCAGGAGCTTTGTTACCAACTCCCCTTCACAAATTTTTTGCTCACACAGTGATCTCTGATATGTCTGAACAAGTTCACTAGCAAGGAATATTGCTAATAATAAGGAATATTGCTAATATTGCTGACATGTGGACCCAGAGCAACACCACACAATCCTTCCTGCAGCTAAGAGCATACTGGATTGACCACATATTCACAACTGATGATATTCATCCCTGTGCAAAGGGCCAACAGGAGACGTATGCACTACTTACATCTCACTTAAGGAGGTGTATGGGCATTGTTCTGGCCTAACACACACCCGGGAGCCACCATCTTGATGTATTTCCAAATGTCCTTGCCAAAATGGTAGGTACTCACTCTTTGTTCTCACAGAAAGCTTACGTCTTGCGTTTCATATCATAGTGCATACAAAATCcctaaaataaagtttaaaattaCAAACTCTGAACCAGCAACTACATATGCTGGGTGGTgtaattttaaatggattttcttTGTAAAGCGCTAAAATAAATGTGATATTACTTTTCCAAAAAATACTGGTTTGTTTTTAGGATACAGATTTGTATTTGGTATCTGATTGGATTCTGACAGCAGGGACTGATGCCTTAAAAATACCATAATCACTGGTCACATTACTAGCACTAGTGTATTCAGTTCACTCTGTGCATCACCAGCAAAACTGTATTCTGATTCAAGATTCTTCATTGTTTGTTAACAATACAGAAAAAATGCAGCTAGCTTTTCAGACGCTACACTGAGatggtagtttaaaaaaaataaaatcttgtaTTAACTTCAAACCTGAGCAAATTTGCCGAGACTCATTTAAGGAGAATGAATATGAACACTGTTGACATCAGTTTTAAAGTCAACTTTTTTGATCAGATCCACTTATTATGAAATCAAGATCCACTTTCTGTTTCAGGGACATACAATCTCTTCCTCATACAAAATCCCTCATTCACAGCCCTGCATCAACAGACTCAGCTGTTGTTTTATAAGGTCAGCACTACAGCTTTTTCATTAATCTgaatgataaaaaaaatatacCTCCAGATGCAGCATTTCCTCATCACTTTGGAATCTAAACTTCTGTCTTAAAACATAGAGGAataaggaatgcaggccatacctacagactgggggcagtgcttaatttgttatGAAagagctcaagcaatttttttacattcataactgatgcagcaagcccaggggtgccagggctatgaactttCAAGGCTAGAGGTGCTGGCAACTGCTGGCACACATGAAGCACTGGCTGGGGGATTGGATCCTgtaaagcagtgactttgaaaaggaTCATAGCAGAGAAGTAACTCAATACCAATTCCTAGTGTGATGCTCTGGCAAACAGGGCTAATGCTATCCTTGGATGTGTAAACAAGGGAGtggtgaggaggaggagtagTGAGATGACTTAATCTCTATacacagcattggtgagaccgaTACAGGAATACAGCGTCCAGTTCTGCTGTCTGCATTTTCAAAAGAATGCTGAAAAATTGAAGACGGTGGACAAAAGAACCACAAAAATTATTTCTGAGATGGGGAAAAGGCCTTACGGTGAGACAATTAAAGAACTCAATCCGTTtatcttatcaaaaagaaaactgagaggtgacttaattacagtatAAAAGTACCTTgacagggagaaaatactgggtgcTAAAGGTCTTTTTAATCTAGCACATtaatcccttctgaccttaaacacTATGAATCTATGGCCATGTCTGTACGAATAGTTTGTCTAAATGAGCAGGTAGGGGGTGTCAATCTGCAATGCTTCAGTGGGGCCTGCACTAATTGTTCGTGTAGACCCTGCTCCTGCATGTTACAAGTTTTCTAATACTGCAGCTTCAAACTGCTGCACATCAATGCACACgaaggaacttttagtgcacagaaACAGGGTCCACGTGGACTGTTAGTGCACAGTGTCCTGCAGCGATGCAGATTTACACCCCAACTTGCAAATGCTCATTAAAACGCcctacaaaatgaaaaatttcaagatGGCCTCATCCTTCACTGGCTAGAGAAAGCTACTCCCACATTCAGTCAACTTTGTGTGGAGATGTAGTATGTTGCAGTATTAAAACCCACATGTTTGGAGGGAGCAGCCTAAACAACTCTTGTGTCTTTGGTGTTAAGCTTActtgttttcactgaaatttccAATGTACTTTGCTCCATTTGGAAATGAATAGGTTCCTAGTCCATGAAACATGTTGTCCTTGAACTCGCCTTCATAAACTGCCCCTGAAGGATGTTCAAGCCTTCCAATGCCATTCATCTATGTTTAACAAGGAGTTGAGGAAGAGGATTAATACTTATTCTTAAAATATTGATGTATACCCATGTCTTCAGATAATTTTCTTTGAATGTACTCcattattaaataaaaacaggCAGGGCACCTAATACTCTTTAGGGATTACCCAGGCTCAGTTGTGTAAGGTTTTCAGATGGGTCTCAGAAGTTTTTGGCCAAAGTATCTATACAGTAAACCCTTCTCTTACGAAAAGTGTCATGGGATCTTTTGTGTCCATTCAGCAGAGAGTCTCAGCTTTTAAACTCTCATCCCAAACCTTAATAGAATGGAAATAAGAAGTTAAGAGAAAAGGCGTGTGCATTTCTTTCTAACTTCATAATGCCTATAATGGTGTCAACAATGCACTCCAAGCAATGCATACCCCAAAAGCAATACAATACACACCCCATAGGCCATACATACCTCAGCTTCATCAAACTTGCATCTACTACAAAACCTTAACAGTTTACTTGTTGCTGTTGATGCTCTGTTTACTcttgcatttctctcagcttggACAATCAAAATGGATAAGTCAGTTTCCCtttgtttaaaattcttttaatgtagcttttttactgaattatctttaaaaaaaaagcccaacaGACTAAAAAGAATGCCATGCCAAACCAAGTGTTGCCAGGAGAGGCTCCTTTCTAATTGCATTGTTATTTGTCTAATTACAGGGGCTACACACTCTGTAGCACCAATTTTTTTCTCAACAGCAACAAAAACCAACTTTTCCGATATTTACTCATTTTGTCTCAGTAATTCAGAAAGACAACCCAAGGCTTATTCTTTAAAACTAGATAACCAGTGGGAAACAATAGACTATTCATTAATGGTAACTGGAAGCTCCACAGAAGTTTAAAATAGAGAACTTTTAAATTACCTTATCGTTTTTCCAGTTTCCTGTGTAAGTAATTCCATTAGGGGTGGTATGAACTCCACCTCCATGCCTCTCAAGAGCACCATCAGGTGTTCTTATACACTCACCATCTAAAACGAGTGAATCAAAAGAGTAGTCCGAGAAACCTTGTTACTTTCAATATATTGAAATTCAAACAGTCATTTCCATTTGAACCAGGCAGTATTTAACTAAAAAACTTAAATCTTAGAATAAATCTCTAGAAGTTAAAGATGcaaaagacctattaggtcagAGAGagcaattattaattattattattattatttaatccaTTTCACTCCCTGTGCAGGATTGTTTCCTACAGGATTTGTAGGGGATCATGCATGTCATGCAGAAGGtcagctccagctggggtgcagggtcagCAGCCGCACCACGTGACTGggccctgctctggctggggcgcAGGGTCTGGGACCACTctacgcagctcctggaagccgcAGCATGGACCCACTCCGGCTCCTAAGCacgccaatgggagctacaggggcggtgcctgctgatggggcagtgtgcagagctggctggctgcgCCTCTgggtaggagccggagaagggacatgccactgcttccgggagttgCTTGAA
This genomic window from Eretmochelys imbricata isolate rEreImb1 chromosome 3, rEreImb1.hap1, whole genome shotgun sequence contains:
- the MORN2 gene encoding MORN repeat-containing protein 2, whose product is MGEPPPNKNARGGHAATPTCHNWLRSRPSAGTADPEAKCLLLPVQESICPHSNRRHRVPGMAGPEVYRISFVFPNNDKYDGECIRTPDGALERHGGGVHTTPNGITYTGNWKNDKMNGIGRLEHPSGAVYEGEFKDNMFHGLGTYSFPNGAKYIGNFSENKLEGEGEFIDTQGLEWSGTFHYTAAPGLKLKLEM